A stretch of Carnobacterium iners DNA encodes these proteins:
- a CDS encoding PhoH family protein produces MSSKKVESYSFELNETEDIQVLFGSQDRNLQLIEDLMELTINSRGNKIEVLGSNEIGQKIETILNKLQELINKKISISEPDVVTAVKMAQEGTLDYFVSMYDKEVGKNFAGNLIRAKNFGQRRYVKSITDHAVTFGIGPAGTGKTYLAVVMAINALKNGEVKKIILTRPAVEAGEHLGFLPGDLKEKVDPYLRPIYDALYNLFGLEHTIRLMERGVIEIAPLAYMRGRTLEDAFVILDEAQNTTVSQMKMFLTRLGFGSQMVINGDVTQIDLPKGATSGLTHAESILNHIKNINFVYFDSKDVVRHPVVASIIEAYDEKKKPS; encoded by the coding sequence TTGTCTAGTAAAAAAGTGGAATCTTATAGCTTTGAATTAAATGAAACAGAAGATATACAGGTATTATTTGGTTCTCAAGATAGAAATTTACAGTTAATCGAAGATCTAATGGAATTAACTATTAACAGTCGTGGCAATAAAATAGAAGTTCTCGGCTCAAACGAAATAGGTCAAAAAATTGAAACTATTTTAAATAAATTACAAGAATTAATTAATAAAAAAATTTCTATAAGCGAACCAGATGTTGTTACTGCAGTTAAAATGGCACAAGAAGGAACGTTAGATTACTTTGTAAGTATGTATGATAAAGAAGTCGGCAAAAATTTTGCAGGAAATCTGATACGGGCAAAGAATTTTGGGCAACGTCGCTATGTTAAATCTATAACAGATCATGCGGTTACTTTTGGCATCGGACCTGCTGGAACAGGTAAAACTTATTTAGCTGTTGTTATGGCAATCAATGCTTTAAAAAATGGAGAAGTTAAAAAGATTATTTTAACACGACCTGCTGTTGAAGCGGGAGAACATTTAGGGTTTTTACCAGGCGACTTGAAGGAGAAAGTAGATCCTTATCTGAGACCTATTTATGATGCACTGTACAATCTTTTCGGATTAGAACATACTATTCGTCTAATGGAACGTGGTGTGATAGAAATAGCTCCTCTTGCCTATATGCGTGGTCGTACGCTAGAAGATGCATTTGTAATATTAGATGAAGCCCAAAATACAACCGTTTCACAAATGAAAATGTTTTTGACTCGTCTAGGATTTGGGTCACAGATGGTTATTAATGGCGATGTTACTCAAATTGATTTACCAAAAGGAGCTACCAGTGGATTAACGCATGCTGAAAGTATTCTCAATCATATTAAAAATATCAACTTTGTTTATTTTGACTCAAAAGATGTTGTAAGACATCCAGTTGTTGCAAGCATTATAGAAGCTTATGATGAAAAAAAGAAACCTAGTTAA
- a CDS encoding GatB/YqeY domain-containing protein, which translates to MSLLTIINDDIKTAMKAKDKNTLAVLRMLKAAFQNEKIKTGNELSEDEELTLLSREMKQRRESLIEFKKANREDLVEQTNQAIKLVGKYLPQQLSEEELQVIISNAVSEVNATSMKDFGKVMGIVMPVIKGKAEGNVINRLVKDQLN; encoded by the coding sequence TTGTCACTTCTAACAATCATAAACGATGATATTAAAACTGCTATGAAAGCTAAAGATAAAAATACTTTGGCTGTTTTGCGCATGCTAAAAGCTGCGTTTCAAAATGAAAAAATTAAAACAGGTAATGAGTTGAGTGAGGATGAGGAATTAACACTTCTTTCTCGCGAGATGAAGCAAAGACGTGAATCTCTAATAGAGTTTAAAAAAGCTAATAGAGAGGATTTGGTTGAACAAACAAATCAAGCAATCAAACTCGTCGGAAAATATTTACCTCAACAACTTTCTGAAGAAGAACTACAAGTGATTATATCAAATGCTGTTTCTGAAGTTAATGCTACCTCAATGAAAGATTTTGGTAAAGTTATGGGTATTGTTATGCCGGTAATCAAAGGCAAAGCAGAAGGAAACGTAATTAATCGCCTAGTTAAAGATCAACTGAATTAA
- the recO gene encoding DNA repair protein RecO, which translates to MSELQETEGIVISIRNYRESDRLVKIFTSQLGKRMFFIKGSRKSNSNLKAAVLPFTMATYITDIKDTGLGFIRDAKDLIHLNQLHTDIFLNAYATYILSLVDVAIEDGVSDPTLFHKAKQLLIEIDNGTDPEILVNIFEVQILPYFGVAPEWRGCRECGETTGLFDYSGSYGGLLCQKHWDLDKYRYHASQRAIYFLRLFSVVSMDHLGTIKVKDETKKEIRVVLDMIYDESVGIKLKSKRFIDQMYQWGDLLLDRKPNPTD; encoded by the coding sequence TTGTCAGAATTACAAGAAACAGAAGGGATTGTTATCTCAATCCGTAATTACCGAGAAAGTGATCGACTTGTTAAAATTTTTACATCCCAACTTGGTAAAAGAATGTTTTTTATCAAAGGTTCTCGAAAATCAAATAGTAATTTGAAAGCTGCTGTACTTCCTTTCACTATGGCAACCTATATAACTGATATTAAAGATACCGGTCTTGGATTTATTCGTGATGCCAAGGACTTAATCCATTTAAATCAGTTGCATACGGATATTTTTTTAAATGCATATGCTACTTATATATTGAGCTTAGTTGACGTAGCAATTGAGGATGGTGTGTCTGATCCAACGTTATTTCATAAAGCGAAACAATTACTTATAGAAATAGACAATGGGACAGATCCTGAAATTTTAGTTAATATTTTTGAAGTTCAAATTTTACCTTATTTTGGAGTTGCGCCTGAATGGCGAGGTTGTCGCGAATGTGGTGAAACGACGGGTCTATTTGATTATTCAGGAAGCTACGGTGGCTTGCTTTGTCAAAAACATTGGGACTTAGACAAATATCGTTACCATGCGAGTCAAAGAGCGATTTATTTTTTACGTTTATTTTCAGTAGTTTCAATGGATCACTTAGGAACAATTAAAGTAAAAGATGAAACAAAAAAAGAAATTAGAGTTGTTTTGGATATGATTTATGATGAATCCGTTGGGATAAAATTAAAAAGTAAGCGATTTATTGATCAAATGTATCAATGGGGCGATTTACTATTAGATAGAAAGCCAAATCCGACAGATTAA
- the era gene encoding GTPase Era, giving the protein MENNKEHTSGFVSIVGRPNVGKSTLLNRVVGQKIAIMSDKAQTTRNKIQGIYTTDDSQIVFIDTPGIHKPKHRLGDFMVESALSSLRGVDTILFMVSAVEKRGPGDNFIIDKLKEQKTPVFLLINKIDEIHPDKLLEIIDDYRTEMDFEQIIPISATQGNNVDTLLSEILKYLPEGPQFYPEDQVTDHPEYFIVSELIREKVLQLTREEVPHSVAVVVESMQRNELGKVQVHAAVIVERSSQKGIIIGKGGKMLKDIGIRARRDIEVLLGDKIYLDLWVKVQKDWRDRQTNLQDFGYRKEDY; this is encoded by the coding sequence ATGGAAAATAATAAAGAGCATACATCAGGATTCGTTTCAATTGTGGGACGTCCAAATGTAGGTAAATCAACTTTACTAAATAGAGTAGTAGGCCAAAAGATTGCGATTATGAGCGATAAAGCTCAAACGACGAGAAATAAAATTCAAGGAATTTACACAACGGATGATTCGCAAATCGTTTTTATTGATACTCCAGGAATTCATAAGCCTAAACATCGCTTAGGTGATTTCATGGTAGAATCTGCATTAAGTAGTCTAAGAGGAGTCGATACGATTCTTTTTATGGTCAGCGCAGTCGAAAAACGTGGTCCTGGAGATAACTTTATTATTGATAAATTAAAAGAACAAAAAACACCCGTCTTTTTATTGATTAATAAAATCGACGAAATTCATCCAGATAAATTACTTGAAATCATTGATGATTACCGGACAGAAATGGATTTTGAACAAATCATTCCAATTTCAGCTACCCAAGGAAATAATGTCGACACATTGCTTTCTGAGATCCTCAAGTATTTACCTGAAGGACCTCAGTTCTATCCAGAAGATCAAGTAACGGATCACCCGGAATACTTTATTGTTTCTGAATTGATACGTGAAAAAGTATTGCAATTAACACGTGAAGAAGTACCTCATTCAGTTGCAGTAGTTGTTGAAAGTATGCAAAGAAATGAGCTTGGAAAAGTTCAAGTACATGCAGCAGTGATTGTTGAACGATCTAGTCAAAAAGGGATTATTATTGGTAAAGGTGGCAAGATGCTAAAAGATATTGGCATTCGTGCTCGTCGTGATATTGAAGTGCTCCTTGGCGATAAAATTTATTTAGATCTTTGGGTAAAAGTACAAAAAGATTGGCGTGATCGTCAAACAAACTTACAAGATTTTGGTTACCGTAAAGAAGATTATTAA
- the rpsU gene encoding 30S ribosomal protein S21: MSKTVIKKNESLDDALRRFKRSVSKTGTLQEARKREFYEKPSVKRKKKSEAARKRKF; encoded by the coding sequence ATGTCAAAAACAGTTATTAAGAAAAATGAATCTCTTGATGATGCTCTTCGTCGCTTCAAACGCTCCGTTTCCAAAACTGGTACTTTACAAGAAGCCCGTAAACGCGAATTCTACGAAAAACCAAGTGTGAAACGTAAGAAGAAATCTGAGGCGGCTAGAAAACGTAAGTTCTAA
- the ybeY gene encoding rRNA maturation RNase YbeY: MEIDLFDETNKITIEQKEMVQAILDFSGDYIHLEKETELSILFVDNEKIQEINREFRSKDQPTDVISFALEDEVENDFILNLADFEGVVPRNIGDIVISVDKAIEQANEYGHSLNRELGFLALHGFLHLNGYNHMEPVEEKEMFGLQKEILDAYGLER, translated from the coding sequence ATGGAAATAGACTTGTTTGATGAAACAAATAAAATTACGATAGAACAAAAAGAAATGGTTCAAGCTATTTTAGATTTTTCTGGAGATTATATTCATTTAGAAAAAGAAACTGAATTATCCATTTTATTTGTCGACAATGAAAAAATCCAAGAGATTAATCGAGAATTTCGTTCCAAAGATCAACCAACAGATGTTATTAGTTTTGCTCTTGAAGATGAGGTTGAAAATGATTTTATCTTAAATCTAGCCGATTTTGAAGGGGTAGTACCTAGAAATATTGGGGATATTGTCATCTCAGTTGATAAAGCAATAGAACAGGCTAATGAGTATGGGCATTCACTTAATCGTGAGTTAGGTTTTCTTGCTCTTCATGGTTTCTTACATTTAAATGGTTACAATCATATGGAGCCAGTTGAAGAAAAAGAAATGTTCGGCTTGCAGAAAGAGATATTAGATGCCTATGGACTCGAAAGATAA
- a CDS encoding cytidine deaminase produces MTTNKQVTQQLIKEATEMLENAYVPYSKFPVGASLITDDGIIYSGCNIENASYGLSNCAERTAIFKAVSEGKKSFKQLVVTGRTTGPISPCGACRQVMVEFCEPDMPVLLTNTNGDKYETTVKELLPGAFQSEDMV; encoded by the coding sequence ATGACAACTAATAAACAGGTAACCCAACAATTAATAAAAGAGGCAACAGAAATGTTAGAGAACGCTTACGTGCCTTATTCAAAATTTCCAGTAGGTGCATCTCTCATAACAGATGATGGAATAATCTATAGTGGCTGTAATATTGAGAATGCTTCCTATGGTCTAAGTAATTGCGCAGAACGGACAGCCATTTTTAAAGCTGTTTCTGAAGGGAAGAAGTCATTTAAACAGTTAGTTGTAACAGGTAGAACAACTGGACCTATTTCTCCTTGTGGCGCATGTAGACAAGTTATGGTAGAATTCTGTGAGCCGGATATGCCAGTATTGTTAACAAATACAAACGGAGATAAATATGAGACGACAGTAAAAGAACTTTTACCTGGGGCGTTTCAATCGGAGGATATGGTTTAA
- a CDS encoding diacylglycerol kinase family protein, with translation MPMDSKDNRGACKNSCFIDSFKYAFKGIQTVFQEERNMRTHLILGIITLFISWFLGIEKNEWLWIILSIFLVLVMEILNTIIENVVDLITENHYHPLAKKAKDMAAAAVLSTACFSIVTATIIFLPKIFILLT, from the coding sequence ATGCCTATGGACTCGAAAGATAATAGAGGTGCGTGCAAAAACTCATGCTTTATCGATTCTTTTAAATATGCTTTCAAAGGTATTCAAACGGTATTCCAAGAAGAACGAAATATGCGCACCCATCTCATTTTAGGGATTATTACTCTCTTTATTTCTTGGTTTCTAGGAATTGAAAAAAATGAATGGCTATGGATCATACTAAGTATTTTTTTGGTTTTAGTTATGGAAATTTTAAATACGATTATTGAAAATGTTGTTGATTTAATAACAGAGAATCACTATCATCCATTAGCAAAAAAAGCGAAAGATATGGCTGCAGCGGCTGTTTTAAGCACGGCATGTTTTTCAATTGTTACGGCGACTATTATTTTTTTACCTAAAATTTTCATATTACTTACTTGA
- the glyS gene encoding glycine--tRNA ligase subunit beta, with protein sequence MTKNLLLEIGLEEIPAHIVAPSRLQLVERMKQFLDENRLSYGEILPFSTPRRLAVIIKDLSERQEDIEESAKGPAKKIALDAQGNWSKAAIGFVRGQKLTVEDIYFKEINGIEYVHVDKFIEGLPAKSILTNLDKLITAMTFPVSMNWADYHFNYIRPIHWITAMLDDEIIPFTLLDIKTSNTSRGHRFLGKDVAFKTALDYEQVLEKVFVIADSDKRQHMIVSQIDAIAKEHDWAVSIVPDLLEEINNLVEYPTAFYGNYNPAYLEIPEEILITSMRDHQRYIDVADYAGNLLPYFISVRNGNAEFINNVVRGNEKVLTARLEDGLFFYKEDKKLTIETCVEQLKQVTFHEKIGSVYEKMQRVRSFAAIIGKTVGLTGEEQISLNRAAEIYKFDLVTNIVGEFPELQGVMGEKYALLQGETPAVATAIREHYLPISSDGDLPKSSIGAVLALADKLESMMSFFAIGKVPTGSNDPFALRRQAYGLVRIVENENWFFPMNTLRRDILSTLSSDSNSLLSGYEKSSSELVDFIKARLQQFMRNEKIRYDVIEAALNSDQENLVDMLGAGRELEKHVADHSFKLTIESLTRVLNLARKNKEKIDSVNQKIDKALFETDSEINLANQIEKISVDFSTLETQEKFRELKSLQPYIDAFFDENMVMTDNEAVRNNRLSLLSQIALFTLSFASIDKLVVK encoded by the coding sequence ATGACTAAAAATTTACTGTTAGAAATTGGCTTAGAAGAAATACCCGCTCATATTGTAGCACCAAGTAGGCTGCAATTAGTTGAAAGAATGAAGCAGTTTCTAGACGAGAATAGACTCAGCTATGGCGAAATTTTGCCTTTTTCTACGCCTAGAAGATTAGCAGTTATTATTAAAGACCTTTCTGAAAGGCAAGAAGATATTGAAGAATCAGCTAAGGGACCAGCTAAAAAAATCGCACTAGACGCACAAGGAAATTGGAGTAAAGCGGCTATAGGATTTGTTCGTGGACAAAAGTTAACTGTAGAGGATATTTATTTTAAAGAAATAAATGGGATAGAGTATGTCCATGTAGACAAGTTTATTGAGGGATTGCCAGCGAAATCTATCTTAACAAATTTAGATAAACTTATTACAGCAATGACGTTTCCAGTAAGTATGAACTGGGCTGATTATCATTTTAACTACATTAGACCTATTCACTGGATTACAGCGATGTTGGATGATGAAATTATTCCGTTCACTTTATTAGATATTAAAACGTCTAATACTAGTAGAGGTCATCGCTTCTTAGGAAAAGATGTTGCCTTTAAAACAGCATTAGATTATGAACAGGTATTAGAAAAAGTGTTTGTTATTGCTGATAGCGATAAACGTCAACATATGATAGTCTCCCAAATTGACGCTATCGCAAAAGAACACGACTGGGCTGTTTCAATCGTTCCAGATTTGTTAGAAGAAATCAATAATTTAGTCGAATACCCTACAGCTTTTTATGGCAATTATAATCCAGCTTATTTAGAAATACCGGAAGAAATATTAATTACTTCTATGAGAGATCACCAAAGATATATAGATGTTGCTGATTATGCTGGGAACTTATTGCCTTACTTTATTTCTGTTCGAAACGGAAATGCTGAGTTTATTAATAATGTTGTTAGAGGAAATGAAAAAGTCTTAACTGCTCGATTAGAAGATGGTTTATTTTTCTATAAAGAAGATAAAAAATTAACGATTGAAACGTGTGTGGAACAATTAAAACAAGTAACCTTCCATGAAAAAATTGGATCTGTATATGAAAAAATGCAACGTGTTCGTTCTTTTGCAGCCATTATCGGAAAAACAGTTGGTTTAACTGGCGAAGAACAGATTAGTTTAAATCGTGCAGCAGAAATATATAAATTTGACTTGGTCACAAATATTGTTGGAGAGTTTCCAGAATTGCAAGGAGTAATGGGAGAAAAATATGCCTTGTTGCAAGGCGAAACACCTGCTGTAGCAACAGCGATACGCGAACACTATTTACCCATCTCAAGTGACGGTGACTTACCTAAGAGCTCAATTGGTGCTGTGTTAGCTTTAGCAGATAAGCTAGAAAGTATGATGTCTTTCTTTGCGATTGGAAAAGTCCCAACAGGTTCTAATGATCCCTTTGCTTTAAGGCGCCAAGCTTATGGATTAGTTCGCATTGTAGAGAATGAAAATTGGTTCTTCCCAATGAATACACTTAGAAGAGATATTCTTAGTACTTTATCCTCTGACTCAAATTCTTTACTATCTGGTTACGAAAAGAGCAGTTCAGAATTAGTTGATTTTATAAAAGCTCGCTTGCAACAATTTATGCGTAATGAAAAAATACGCTACGATGTTATTGAAGCAGCTCTAAATTCAGATCAAGAAAATTTAGTCGATATGCTTGGAGCTGGTCGTGAATTAGAAAAACACGTAGCAGATCATTCATTTAAACTAACAATTGAATCCTTAACACGTGTGCTAAACTTAGCTAGAAAAAATAAAGAGAAGATTGATTCAGTAAATCAAAAAATAGATAAAGCACTATTTGAAACAGATTCTGAGATAAATTTAGCAAACCAAATTGAAAAAATAAGTGTTGATTTCAGTACATTAGAAACACAAGAAAAATTCAGAGAATTAAAAAGTTTACAACCTTATATTGATGCTTTCTTCGATGAAAATATGGTCATGACAGATAATGAGGCTGTTAGAAATAATCGCTTATCTTTACTGAGCCAAATTGCTCTATTTACTCTTTCCTTTGCAAGTATAGATAAGTTAGTCGTTAAATAA
- a CDS encoding Fur family transcriptional regulator: MSAVEKAIVILKKNGYKYTDKREQMLSIFVNEDRYLTAKEVHLLLKESYPTISYDTIYRNLYSFVKVDILEETELNGEKMFRFGCMHQGHHHHFICTSCGMTENIQMCPMDFFKEQLSGCEIESHRFEIFGKCKECSDINNL; the protein is encoded by the coding sequence ATGAGTGCAGTTGAAAAAGCTATTGTTATTTTGAAAAAAAATGGGTATAAGTATACAGACAAACGAGAACAAATGTTGTCGATATTTGTTAATGAAGATCGTTATTTAACTGCAAAAGAAGTCCATTTATTACTAAAAGAATCTTATCCAACGATTAGTTATGATACGATATATCGTAATTTATATAGCTTCGTTAAAGTAGATATTTTAGAAGAAACCGAATTAAATGGAGAAAAGATGTTCCGTTTTGGATGTATGCATCAAGGACATCACCACCATTTTATTTGTACAAGTTGTGGGATGACCGAAAATATCCAAATGTGTCCAATGGATTTTTTTAAAGAGCAACTAAGTGGCTGTGAAATTGAGTCGCATCGGTTCGAAATTTTTGGAAAATGCAAAGAATGTTCGGATATAAATAACTTATAA
- the glyQ gene encoding glycine--tRNA ligase subunit alpha yields MKKEPLTFQEIILTLQNYWSDKGCLLMQSYDTEKGAGTMSPYTFLRAIGPEPWNAAYVEPSRRPGDGRYGENPNRLFQHHQFQVVMKPSPKNIQELYLDSLVLLGIDPLKHDIRFVEDNWENPSMGCAGLGWEVWLDGMEITQFTYFQQVGGLDCFPVTSELTYGLERLASYIQEVDSVYDIQWTKGVKYGEIFIQPEYEHSKYAFENSNQELLLHLFEDYEKEATVQIEAGLVHPAYDYVLKCSHTFNLLDARGAVSVTERAGYLARIRKMARAIALAFVTEREKLGYPLLKDHLNLTEEVK; encoded by the coding sequence ATGAAAAAAGAGCCGTTGACATTTCAAGAAATTATTCTAACATTACAAAATTACTGGTCAGATAAGGGTTGCTTATTAATGCAATCTTATGATACTGAAAAAGGAGCTGGAACGATGAGTCCTTATACTTTTTTAAGAGCTATTGGACCAGAACCATGGAATGCAGCTTACGTGGAACCTTCAAGACGTCCAGGCGACGGCCGTTATGGAGAAAATCCTAACCGCTTATTTCAACATCACCAATTTCAAGTTGTCATGAAACCTTCACCAAAAAATATTCAAGAACTTTATTTAGATAGTCTAGTTCTCTTAGGTATTGATCCATTAAAACATGATATTCGATTTGTTGAAGACAACTGGGAAAACCCTTCAATGGGCTGTGCAGGTTTAGGTTGGGAAGTTTGGCTTGATGGAATGGAAATCACGCAATTCACTTATTTTCAACAAGTTGGCGGATTAGACTGTTTCCCTGTCACTAGTGAACTAACTTATGGCTTAGAACGCTTGGCTTCTTATATACAAGAAGTAGATAGTGTTTACGATATTCAGTGGACAAAAGGAGTGAAATACGGGGAAATTTTCATTCAGCCCGAATACGAACACTCTAAATATGCGTTTGAAAATAGCAATCAAGAATTATTATTGCACCTATTTGAAGACTACGAAAAAGAAGCTACTGTTCAAATTGAAGCGGGTTTAGTTCATCCAGCATACGATTATGTTTTAAAATGTAGCCATACCTTTAATTTATTAGATGCACGAGGAGCGGTTTCGGTTACTGAACGAGCTGGTTACTTAGCCCGCATTCGTAAGATGGCACGAGCTATCGCACTTGCTTTTGTTACTGAACGAGAAAAACTTGGTTATCCATTGCTAAAAGATCATCTAAATTTAACTGAGGAGGTAAAATAA
- a CDS encoding HD family phosphohydrolase has product MRRYLTTIQNKMGKFYIPILLLIFSIALFFILYSNLKPRVLDIKLYQVSNETIRAQSTVEDLEKTIENKQTAADNVAPVYSYKADLNGIQTEKIHLLFAIIKEANKLAEEQFQEVVKDEKSKADSNEKEENKTASVAAKRLTPKEKLTLFNAKLINNDEETKEFVNSLPEWSVLELLGATEEIAIQIEKATTKTLSDVMSVSIRVDELSKKKQEAIASLDYWEFTADQQRVASLILDNSLIENNVYNEQVTEKQRESAKASVQPALILQGQVIVQEGHVVDSNVIKQVKLLGLLDNKSSYHLFYSLFLILLAQALVLFYLGRTKKDSLLKKGQELTLYALIMTSTLLVLKALSLMQESGLANISLLFPAALAPILLTTFSSRRYGIVSNGFLVAFSLFLFRENTGSNSTFILSLFYLFSGMMGTMITKKRIVDQFLNTFMWVSFFNALFIGSLIFYLNLSFFSSDSILINLFALGSGLISYFLAILFSPYLELLFTDNAVLTLMKLENPTNPLLKELVTKTPGTYHHSLMVANLSANAVGAIGGDALFARVACYYHDVGKLRHSLFFVENLSSGMDNPHNLLTPYESRDIIFGHVSEGVKILKEAKMPQSIIDICAQHHGTTLMKFFYIKAKELDETVQESDFRYPGPKPQSKEAAVINIADSAEAAVRSMTKPTKVTIECFIHQLINSRMTDGQFDECTISIKELKIVEKSICEGLNGTFHSRIEYPSLEDKNLNKGDA; this is encoded by the coding sequence ATGCGTAGATACTTGACTACTATACAAAATAAAATGGGGAAATTCTATATCCCTATCTTACTACTCATTTTTTCTATTGCTCTTTTCTTTATTTTATATAGCAATTTGAAACCAAGAGTACTAGATATCAAGCTTTATCAAGTTTCTAATGAAACAATTCGTGCTCAGTCAACTGTTGAAGATTTAGAAAAAACGATTGAAAATAAACAGACAGCAGCTGATAATGTTGCTCCAGTTTACTCTTATAAAGCTGACTTAAATGGTATTCAAACAGAAAAAATCCATTTATTGTTTGCGATTATTAAAGAAGCTAATAAATTAGCAGAAGAGCAGTTTCAAGAAGTAGTAAAAGATGAGAAAAGTAAAGCAGATTCAAATGAAAAAGAAGAAAATAAAACAGCAAGTGTCGCGGCAAAAAGATTAACACCAAAAGAAAAACTCACTCTATTTAATGCTAAATTAATAAATAACGATGAGGAAACAAAAGAATTTGTCAATTCATTGCCTGAGTGGTCTGTTCTTGAATTGCTTGGGGCAACTGAAGAAATAGCGATTCAAATTGAAAAAGCAACGACAAAAACTCTTTCTGATGTAATGTCTGTTTCTATTAGAGTTGACGAACTTAGTAAAAAAAAGCAAGAGGCTATCGCTAGTTTAGATTATTGGGAATTTACTGCTGACCAACAGCGAGTAGCCAGCTTAATTTTAGATAATTCTTTAATTGAAAACAATGTTTATAACGAGCAAGTAACAGAAAAGCAACGTGAAAGTGCGAAAGCTTCTGTTCAGCCTGCATTAATCTTACAAGGCCAAGTAATCGTACAAGAAGGACATGTCGTTGATAGTAATGTTATAAAACAAGTTAAATTACTTGGTTTACTGGATAACAAATCTTCCTATCATCTTTTTTACAGTTTATTTTTAATCCTATTAGCACAAGCACTAGTTTTGTTTTATTTAGGAAGGACAAAAAAAGATTCTTTGTTAAAAAAAGGTCAGGAACTAACCTTGTATGCATTAATAATGACTAGCACACTACTAGTTTTAAAAGCTCTCTCGTTAATGCAAGAATCAGGATTAGCCAATATCAGTCTTTTATTTCCAGCTGCGTTAGCTCCGATATTGTTAACAACATTTAGTTCTAGAAGATATGGTATTGTTTCAAATGGATTTTTAGTGGCATTTTCTCTGTTTTTATTTAGAGAAAATACCGGTTCAAATAGTACCTTTATTTTATCTTTATTTTATTTATTTAGTGGTATGATGGGGACAATGATAACAAAGAAAAGAATTGTTGATCAATTTTTAAATACATTTATGTGGGTATCCTTTTTTAATGCGCTATTTATCGGTTCACTTATTTTCTACTTGAATTTATCGTTTTTCTCTAGTGACTCTATCTTGATTAACTTATTTGCATTAGGGAGTGGATTAATTTCGTACTTTTTAGCGATTTTATTTTCACCTTATCTCGAATTATTGTTTACAGATAATGCGGTATTAACTTTAATGAAATTAGAAAATCCTACGAATCCTTTGTTGAAAGAACTCGTCACAAAAACACCAGGTACATACCATCATAGTTTAATGGTTGCCAATTTAAGCGCGAACGCTGTAGGGGCAATAGGTGGCGATGCTTTATTTGCAAGAGTCGCTTGCTATTATCATGATGTGGGTAAATTAAGGCATTCTCTTTTCTTTGTCGAAAACTTATCTTCAGGTATGGATAATCCGCATAACTTATTAACACCTTATGAAAGTAGAGACATTATTTTTGGACATGTCAGTGAAGGGGTAAAGATATTAAAAGAAGCAAAAATGCCGCAATCGATTATTGATATTTGTGCTCAACACCATGGAACAACGCTAATGAAGTTCTTTTATATTAAAGCAAAAGAATTAGATGAAACTGTTCAAGAGTCAGATTTTAGGTATCCAGGACCAAAACCGCAATCAAAAGAAGCCGCTGTCATTAATATAGCAGACAGTGCAGAAGCAGCTGTTCGTTCAATGACAAAGCCGACAAAAGTAACGATAGAGTGTTTTATTCATCAACTAATTAATAGTCGAATGACTGATGGGCAGTTTGATGAGTGCACAATTTCTATCAAAGAATTAAAAATAGTAGAAAAATCTATCTGTGAAGGACTAAATGGTACGTTTCATTCTAGGATTGAATACCCAAGTTTAGAAGATAAAAACTTGAATAAAGGCGATGCATAA